One stretch of Amycolatopsis sp. NBC_00345 DNA includes these proteins:
- a CDS encoding SgcJ/EcaC family oxidoreductase, which translates to MEQSVEAMSAIPGRMNEGWNAGDAAAFLADLAEDAEMVDFEGTIHKGRDEMVAFHQPMFDTVLKGTRLVRGDVPFARIVRPGWGVVHARMAMLMPGEEQPPPHRSFLQLFAMVWQNDRWEVATLQNSRLVSLETAGTLESLAAK; encoded by the coding sequence ATGGAGCAGTCGGTTGAGGCGATGAGCGCCATTCCGGGCCGGATGAACGAGGGCTGGAACGCCGGTGACGCCGCCGCGTTCCTGGCCGATCTGGCGGAAGACGCCGAAATGGTGGACTTCGAGGGAACCATCCACAAAGGACGCGACGAGATGGTCGCGTTCCACCAGCCGATGTTCGACACGGTGCTGAAGGGCACCCGGCTGGTGCGGGGCGACGTGCCCTTCGCCCGGATCGTCCGGCCGGGGTGGGGCGTGGTGCACGCCCGCATGGCCATGCTGATGCCGGGCGAGGAGCAGCCGCCCCCGCACCGTTCCTTCCTCCAGCTGTTCGCCATGGTGTGGCAGAACGACCGCTGGGAGGTCGCCACGTTGCAGAACTCACGCCTGGTCTCGCTGGAGACCGCGGGAACCCTGGAATCCTTGGCGGCCAAGTAG
- a CDS encoding WXG100 family type VII secretion target, whose product MAKTWEEIKKLIDDPAVPPDKKKVLLAAAETDGVTIPDADKTKYEDAYFPAGGIYAVDYKKVDDAYDDAKGAGDLADYNEKMQSKAVDDGKKGLGDKQPPTADGGGTKTSDEVFDTALPALKVYETFGSLIAKFPDDCKGNTHPIDMDKDIHVPYDEQRGISFKNFMDDAAHFKTGSDSVDKTMKDTSSALTTVQQDWKGKGADAAWDHYNDDIQPKATKLQQTLDGASKATIAAVTAVFNLCKGKADKVNQDYTEYVAKADFLMAQKIVNAANGSAASDDDLAAIAGFLDANFGTNLQKTLNDKGCCDKNDMKAEGEKLAKQWITNYFIPDLWDRLFQGFVKNCKDTKDLVNQAYDELDKVMGKVKNEFGTGTDGQGGSGSGGGQGGGSGGGSGSGGGSGSGGGSGSGGGSGSGGGSGSGSGGGSGSGGGSGSGGGSGSGSGGGGGNVPPIPDTTVPQGDNPPGGGSGGGSGSGGAPPPVPKVPDVNLGGPGDSGGGSGSGGGSGSGSGGGGNMPPIPDTNVPPGDTGGGSGGGSGSGSGGGSGSGGAPPPIPKVPDVNLGGPGDTGGGSGGGSGSGGGSDTGGGSGDTPQGDKPSGGTPPPIPKVPDVNLGGPGDTGGGSGGGSGSGGGGNMPPIPDLTPPGDTGGTGGDTGGDSGGGDGTSGDGSKDPNSPDHPGGDDSKDPNSPDHPGGGGSGSGGDGGGKDGPQETLKVEQNGKTFEMTEPDHDGHMDIKVGEGQGDPKDFKLDWSADDGKGGDAGHDTGTDGHDTGADQGSGAGHTYHPGADGKIHIQDGDLKITAERPDGPDGPTKVTVDDGTGHPSTYTLGESDTPGHSGHPAPPLSDHGPAVSSHPGDPSRPDPLTPVDATPKSELPVQPVQGTEMPQHAGDTSSPVQPFDGTEMPQHTGDPSSPMHTVDGTEMPSDATPLDHADPAQPLTHGDTVPAQHAGDAGAPVHSGMPDGGSAPVHGGASGVGAPAHLADAVSGQQSLGAPPMTGGSHEGVPQHSGADTLPAQGQAVPAGAPGQPAGGAMPMGGMGAGGGAGGGGGDHERGSRAYSVDGGVLFDAGPEPSQRITGSLDDDEDLSPAYRTRR is encoded by the coding sequence ATGGCCAAGACGTGGGAAGAAATCAAGAAGCTCATCGATGACCCGGCCGTCCCGCCGGACAAGAAAAAGGTGCTGCTCGCCGCCGCCGAAACGGATGGCGTCACGATTCCGGACGCCGACAAGACGAAGTACGAAGACGCTTATTTTCCGGCCGGCGGTATCTACGCGGTCGATTACAAAAAGGTCGACGACGCGTACGACGACGCCAAAGGCGCCGGCGACCTGGCCGACTACAACGAGAAAATGCAGTCGAAGGCGGTCGACGACGGCAAGAAGGGCCTCGGCGACAAGCAGCCGCCCACGGCCGACGGCGGCGGCACGAAGACGTCGGACGAGGTGTTCGACACGGCCCTGCCCGCGCTCAAGGTGTACGAGACGTTCGGCTCGCTGATCGCGAAGTTCCCGGACGACTGCAAGGGCAACACCCACCCGATCGACATGGACAAGGACATCCATGTCCCGTACGACGAGCAGCGCGGGATCTCGTTCAAGAACTTCATGGACGACGCCGCGCACTTCAAGACCGGCTCAGACAGCGTCGACAAGACCATGAAGGACACCAGTTCCGCGCTGACCACCGTGCAGCAGGACTGGAAGGGCAAGGGCGCCGACGCGGCGTGGGACCACTACAACGACGACATCCAGCCCAAGGCGACGAAGCTGCAGCAGACGCTCGACGGCGCGTCCAAGGCCACGATCGCCGCGGTGACCGCGGTGTTCAACCTGTGCAAGGGCAAGGCCGACAAGGTCAACCAGGATTACACCGAGTACGTGGCCAAGGCCGACTTCCTCATGGCCCAGAAGATCGTGAACGCGGCGAACGGCTCGGCCGCCAGCGACGACGACCTGGCCGCGATCGCCGGCTTCCTGGACGCGAACTTCGGCACGAACCTGCAGAAGACCCTGAACGACAAGGGCTGCTGCGACAAGAACGACATGAAGGCCGAGGGCGAGAAGCTCGCCAAGCAGTGGATCACGAACTACTTCATCCCGGACCTGTGGGACCGGCTGTTCCAGGGGTTCGTCAAGAACTGCAAGGACACCAAGGACCTGGTCAACCAGGCCTATGACGAGCTCGACAAGGTCATGGGCAAGGTCAAGAACGAGTTCGGCACGGGGACCGACGGCCAGGGCGGTTCCGGCTCCGGCGGCGGCCAGGGTGGCGGTTCCGGTGGCGGCTCGGGCTCTGGTGGTGGTTCCGGCTCTGGTGGTGGTTCGGGCTCCGGTGGCGGCTCGGGTTCGGGCGGCGGCAGCGGCTCGGGCTCCGGTGGTGGTTCCGGCTCCGGTGGCGGTTCGGGTTCGGGCGGTGGCTCGGGTTCCGGTTCGGGTGGTGGCGGCGGGAACGTGCCGCCGATCCCCGACACGACTGTGCCGCAGGGTGACAATCCCCCTGGTGGCGGCTCCGGTGGTGGTTCCGGTTCCGGCGGTGCCCCGCCGCCGGTCCCGAAGGTGCCGGACGTGAACCTGGGCGGTCCGGGCGACAGCGGTGGCGGCTCGGGTTCGGGCGGCGGCTCCGGTTCCGGTTCGGGTGGTGGCGGGAACATGCCGCCGATCCCGGACACGAACGTGCCGCCGGGTGACACTGGCGGCGGTTCCGGTGGCGGCTCTGGCTCCGGTTCCGGTGGTGGTTCCGGCTCCGGCGGCGCCCCGCCGCCCATCCCGAAGGTGCCGGACGTGAACTTGGGCGGCCCGGGCGACACCGGTGGCGGCTCGGGCGGTGGCTCGGGTTCGGGCGGTGGCTCGGACACCGGTGGCGGCAGCGGAGACACGCCGCAGGGCGACAAGCCTTCCGGTGGTACCCCGCCGCCGATCCCGAAGGTGCCGGACGTGAACCTGGGCGGTCCGGGTGACACCGGTGGCGGTTCGGGCGGTGGCTCCGGTTCCGGTGGTGGCGGGAACATGCCGCCGATCCCGGACCTGACCCCGCCGGGCGACACCGGCGGCACGGGCGGCGACACCGGCGGCGACTCCGGAGGCGGCGACGGCACCAGCGGCGACGGTTCGAAGGACCCGAATTCGCCCGATCACCCCGGCGGAGACGACTCGAAGGACCCGAACTCGCCCGATCACCCCGGCGGTGGCGGCAGCGGCAGTGGTGGCGACGGCGGCGGGAAGGACGGCCCGCAGGAGACGCTGAAGGTCGAGCAGAACGGCAAGACCTTCGAGATGACCGAGCCGGACCACGATGGCCACATGGACATCAAGGTCGGCGAGGGCCAGGGAGACCCGAAGGACTTCAAGCTCGACTGGTCCGCCGACGACGGCAAGGGCGGCGACGCCGGCCACGACACCGGCACTGACGGCCACGACACCGGCGCCGACCAGGGCTCGGGTGCGGGGCACACCTATCACCCGGGTGCGGACGGCAAGATCCACATCCAGGACGGCGACCTCAAGATCACCGCGGAGCGCCCGGACGGTCCGGACGGCCCGACCAAGGTGACCGTCGACGACGGCACCGGCCACCCGTCCACCTACACGCTGGGCGAGTCGGACACCCCGGGCCACAGCGGGCACCCGGCGCCGCCGCTCAGCGACCACGGCCCGGCGGTCAGCAGCCACCCGGGCGACCCCTCGCGCCCGGACCCCCTGACGCCGGTCGACGCCACGCCCAAGTCCGAGCTGCCGGTGCAGCCGGTGCAGGGCACGGAGATGCCTCAGCACGCGGGCGACACGTCATCGCCGGTGCAGCCGTTCGACGGCACGGAGATGCCCCAGCACACGGGCGACCCGTCGTCGCCGATGCACACGGTCGACGGCACCGAGATGCCTTCGGACGCCACGCCCTTGGACCACGCCGATCCGGCGCAGCCGCTGACGCACGGGGACACCGTTCCCGCGCAGCACGCGGGTGACGCGGGTGCGCCCGTTCATTCGGGTATGCCGGACGGGGGATCGGCGCCGGTGCACGGCGGGGCCTCCGGTGTCGGAGCCCCGGCGCACCTCGCCGACGCGGTCTCCGGGCAGCAGTCACTGGGCGCGCCGCCGATGACCGGCGGCAGCCACGAAGGGGTGCCGCAGCACAGCGGTGCGGACACGCTCCCGGCGCAGGGTCAGGCCGTTCCGGCCGGGGCGCCTGGCCAGCCCGCCGGCGGCGCCATGCCGATGGGCGGCATGGGCGCCGGAGGCGGCGCGGGTGGCGGCGGCGGGGACCACGAACGCGGCTCCCGGGCGTACAGTGTCGATGGCGGTGTCCTGTTCGACGCGGGCCCCGAACCGTCTCAACGGATCACCGGGTCGCTCGACGACGACGAGGATCTGTCGCCGGCGTACCGGACGAGGAGGTAG
- a CDS encoding helix-turn-helix domain-containing protein: MTSADVFLEALEASALPPLRGRRHVGDGFRAGVVTGDLGPLRLAELVSPEGECFRDARSAREADSGLWQIELVTRGRVRAEQGGNIAVLEPGDLVLIDPVRPVRFASSETTSVTMLVPRHALRLGPDDAARLAGVRIRGDSGPGALVSSLAREMARSLAGFRADEADRSAAAVIELIAVALSAQLGDAPPAPDEALRARVVGFIEARLSDRDLTPAKVAAAHHMSIRRLHKLFEDQPLTVAALIRRRRLERCRADLAGSDRTVAAVAARWGFADPAHFSRLFKATYGYNAAALTFSNRARMIKAPAARPGEDGGHSTER, translated from the coding sequence ATGACCAGCGCTGATGTATTCCTGGAGGCGCTCGAGGCGAGCGCCCTGCCGCCCCTGCGCGGCCGTCGGCACGTGGGTGACGGCTTCCGCGCCGGCGTGGTGACCGGCGACCTGGGACCCCTGAGGCTGGCGGAACTGGTCTCCCCGGAGGGCGAGTGCTTCCGGGACGCGCGGTCCGCCCGCGAGGCCGACAGCGGGCTGTGGCAGATCGAGCTGGTGACGCGGGGACGGGTGCGAGCCGAGCAGGGCGGCAACATCGCCGTGCTCGAACCCGGCGACCTGGTCCTGATCGACCCGGTGCGGCCGGTGCGGTTCGCCAGCTCCGAGACCACGAGCGTGACCATGCTGGTGCCGCGGCACGCTCTGCGGCTCGGGCCGGACGACGCCGCGAGGCTGGCCGGGGTGCGGATCCGCGGCGACAGCGGCCCCGGGGCCCTGGTGTCCTCGCTCGCGCGGGAGATGGCGCGGTCGCTGGCCGGGTTCCGCGCCGATGAGGCGGACCGGTCGGCGGCCGCGGTGATCGAGCTGATCGCGGTGGCGCTGTCGGCTCAGCTGGGTGATGCGCCTCCGGCCCCCGACGAGGCGCTGCGCGCCCGGGTCGTCGGCTTCATCGAAGCGAGACTGTCCGATCGGGACCTCACTCCGGCGAAAGTGGCTGCGGCGCACCACATGTCCATCCGCCGTCTGCACAAGCTCTTCGAGGACCAGCCGCTGACAGTAGCGGCCCTGATCCGCCGGCGCCGCCTGGAGCGGTGCCGGGCGGACCTGGCCGGGAGCGACCGCACCGTCGCGGCCGTCGCCGCCCGATGGGGGTTCGCCGACCCGGCGCACTTCAGCCGGCTGTTCAAGGCCACCTACGGGTACAACGCCGCGGCACTGACGTTCAGCAACCGTGCACGGATGATCAAGGCGCCCGCCGCCCGGCCCGGCGAGGATGGTGGTCACAGCACAGAAAGGTGA
- a CDS encoding fatty acyl-AMP ligase, whose amino-acid sequence MPEAVLGVSLVELLFSRAGDQRPAFTHQDHSAGVEETLTWAELVTRVGVVAARLRETAAPGDRVAVIAAQELAYPVAFFGVLAAGMTAVPLMDPASPGLGKRLAGILADCSASLVLTSRRAVKRVREFVPAEQLVVVDELSGPPAEPVLPAPETPAYLQYTSGSTRDPAGVIIPHRALAAACWQACLAYSVGPGTTCLGWIPFFHDMGLVQLLCVPVHAGCRSVFMSPVEFVHRPERWLRQLADHPDVFTAAPNFAFDLAAAAPPPDGLDLSGVRIALNGSEPVRPATVARFQEVFGPLGFRREAHRPSYGLAEATVYVTSAGPEGPTSATFDREALAAGEAVEIEGGQELVSVGHPVGQLVRVVRDGEAAPDGTVGEVWVHGPHVGTGYWAREDNTFDAWLEGHGGWLRTGDLGVWHRGQLYLTGRLKDLIVIDGRNYHPQDLEVTAEQAHPAVRRGRVAAFGVNGEEGEGAVVAAEWTGEADEIEVRRAVLRAVSREYGLTLRSVSLVAPGGLPRTSSGKIARSAARARYGDGRG is encoded by the coding sequence GTGCCCGAGGCCGTCTTGGGCGTTTCCCTCGTGGAGTTGTTGTTCTCCCGCGCCGGCGACCAGCGGCCCGCGTTCACCCACCAGGACCACTCCGCCGGGGTCGAGGAGACGCTGACCTGGGCCGAGCTGGTCACACGCGTCGGCGTGGTGGCGGCGCGGCTGCGGGAGACGGCGGCGCCGGGGGACCGGGTCGCGGTCATCGCGGCGCAGGAACTCGCCTATCCGGTCGCGTTCTTCGGGGTGCTCGCCGCGGGGATGACGGCGGTGCCGCTGATGGACCCGGCCAGCCCGGGACTCGGGAAGCGGCTGGCCGGGATCCTCGCCGACTGTTCCGCCTCGCTCGTGCTGACCTCGCGCCGCGCGGTGAAGCGGGTGCGCGAGTTCGTGCCGGCTGAGCAGCTGGTGGTCGTGGACGAGCTGTCCGGGCCGCCCGCGGAGCCGGTCCTGCCCGCCCCGGAAACCCCCGCGTACCTGCAGTACACCTCGGGTTCGACCCGCGATCCGGCCGGCGTGATCATTCCGCACCGGGCGCTGGCCGCCGCCTGCTGGCAGGCGTGCCTGGCCTACTCCGTCGGCCCCGGCACCACCTGCTTGGGCTGGATCCCGTTCTTCCACGACATGGGGCTCGTCCAGCTGCTGTGCGTCCCGGTCCACGCGGGCTGCCGGTCGGTGTTCATGTCGCCGGTCGAGTTCGTGCACCGCCCGGAACGCTGGCTGCGACAGCTGGCGGATCACCCGGACGTGTTCACCGCGGCCCCGAACTTCGCGTTCGACCTGGCCGCCGCGGCGCCCCCGCCGGACGGCCTCGACCTCTCCGGCGTGCGCATCGCGCTGAACGGGAGCGAACCGGTGCGTCCCGCGACGGTCGCCCGCTTCCAGGAAGTGTTCGGACCGCTGGGTTTCCGGCGCGAGGCGCACCGGCCTTCGTACGGCCTGGCCGAGGCCACTGTGTACGTGACGAGCGCCGGGCCGGAAGGGCCGACGAGCGCCACTTTCGACCGTGAAGCGCTGGCCGCCGGTGAGGCCGTGGAGATCGAAGGCGGCCAGGAACTGGTGTCCGTCGGTCACCCGGTCGGGCAACTGGTGCGGGTCGTGCGGGACGGCGAGGCGGCCCCGGACGGCACCGTCGGCGAGGTCTGGGTCCACGGCCCGCACGTCGGCACCGGGTACTGGGCGCGCGAGGACAACACGTTCGACGCGTGGCTGGAGGGCCACGGCGGCTGGCTGCGCACCGGAGACCTCGGTGTGTGGCACCGGGGCCAGCTGTACCTGACCGGGCGGCTGAAGGACTTGATCGTGATCGACGGCCGCAATTACCACCCGCAGGACCTGGAAGTGACTGCGGAGCAGGCGCATCCGGCCGTCCGCCGCGGCCGGGTCGCGGCCTTCGGGGTCAACGGCGAAGAAGGTGAGGGCGCGGTGGTCGCGGCCGAATGGACCGGCGAGGCCGATGAGATCGAAGTACGCCGTGCCGTGCTCCGTGCGGTGTCCCGCGAATACGGCCTGACGCTGCGGAGTGTCTCTTTGGTCGCTCCTGGAGGCCTTCCGCGCACATCAAGCGGCAAAATTGCGCGGTCCGCAGCGAGGGCGCGGTACGGTGACGGCCGTGGATGA
- a CDS encoding acyl carrier protein encodes MDDLCAEVAKVVIDTFRLDPELVGADSPLEELGIDSKGRVRLLAALEVHHDVTIDLEQLDRFTDIAAVAEVLAEALNEPTGADRAS; translated from the coding sequence GTGGATGATCTCTGTGCCGAGGTCGCGAAGGTCGTGATCGACACCTTCCGGCTCGACCCGGAACTGGTGGGGGCGGACAGCCCGCTCGAAGAGCTGGGCATCGACTCCAAGGGACGGGTGCGGCTGCTCGCCGCACTGGAAGTCCACCACGATGTCACGATCGACCTCGAGCAGCTCGACCGTTTCACCGATATCGCTGCCGTGGCCGAGGTGCTCGCCGAAGCCTTGAACGAACCGACCGGCGCCGACCGGGCCAGCTAG